One segment of candidate division WOR-3 bacterium DNA contains the following:
- a CDS encoding FAD-binding protein, which produces MLYTQEMIESIKALERTREKRIGEVFPPLPPSEKESLLKSFHPDYKPGMARPLRVGVNKGEMAVNEIADLLESYSFLNPEERLKEPDFRCDCLVIGGGGAGAMAALSFLESGGKDVILVTKLRLGDSNTIMAQGGIQAADKENDSPAIHYLDVMGGGGFKNIPELVKTLVLSGPKIISWLEERGMMFDKKEDGTMVTIHGGGTSRKRMHTAKDYTGMEIMRILKDEVWNKEIKVLEFLAAIELLSDEDGRCTGAVFINLETKEEVVIQSKVTILATGGAGRLHIQNFPTSNHYGATADGLVLANRIGAKIIFIDTIQYHPTGVAFPEQISGQLITEKVRGVGAQLVNRNGERFIYELETRDCVASAIIRECLEGRGVRTPSGNLGVWLDTPLIEMKGGPGTIERELPAMFRQFKRFGIDMRKEPILTYPTQHYQNGGVLINPDGETTVPNLLAAGEVTGGVHGRNRLMGNSLLDILVFGQRAGRKAAQIVFGLPHQNQSKTLTLNHLVKFHKELKELGIPPDRKSPLILPDYRREDRRGKLPWFEC; this is translated from the coding sequence ATGCTCTATACCCAGGAAATGATAGAAAGTATCAAAGCTTTGGAGAGGACTCGGGAGAAGAGGATAGGTGAGGTTTTCCCGCCACTTCCTCCATCAGAAAAGGAGTCCCTTTTGAAATCCTTCCATCCCGATTATAAACCGGGGATGGCGCGACCTTTAAGGGTTGGGGTGAATAAAGGGGAGATGGCGGTGAACGAGATAGCCGACCTCCTTGAATCATATTCCTTCTTAAATCCTGAGGAGAGATTGAAAGAACCGGATTTTCGGTGTGACTGTTTGGTGATTGGGGGCGGTGGTGCCGGAGCAATGGCGGCTCTCTCCTTCTTAGAGTCGGGAGGAAAGGATGTGATTCTGGTGACAAAGTTGCGGCTCGGTGATTCCAATACCATTATGGCTCAGGGAGGGATCCAGGCGGCGGATAAGGAGAATGACTCCCCAGCAATTCACTACTTAGATGTGATGGGGGGCGGTGGGTTTAAGAATATACCGGAGTTGGTGAAGACACTAGTTCTTTCTGGTCCCAAGATCATCTCTTGGTTGGAAGAGAGGGGGATGATGTTTGACAAGAAAGAAGATGGGACGATGGTGACCATTCACGGAGGCGGCACTTCTCGGAAGCGGATGCATACCGCTAAGGATTATACCGGGATGGAGATAATGCGCATTTTGAAGGATGAGGTTTGGAATAAGGAGATAAAGGTTCTTGAATTTTTAGCCGCCATTGAACTCCTCTCCGATGAAGATGGGAGATGTACGGGTGCGGTCTTTATCAATTTAGAGACGAAAGAGGAGGTCGTGATCCAGAGTAAGGTGACAATCTTAGCCACCGGAGGGGCGGGAAGGTTACATATCCAAAACTTCCCCACCTCTAACCATTATGGAGCGACCGCTGATGGGCTGGTCTTGGCGAACCGGATTGGGGCAAAAATTATTTTCATTGATACGATTCAGTACCACCCAACCGGAGTCGCCTTTCCAGAACAGATTTCTGGCCAATTAATTACCGAGAAGGTGAGAGGAGTTGGGGCGCAATTGGTGAATAGAAATGGGGAGAGATTTATCTACGAATTGGAGACGAGGGATTGTGTGGCAAGCGCCATTATCCGGGAATGTTTAGAGGGGAGAGGGGTAAGAACCCCTTCGGGAAATTTAGGGGTCTGGCTTGATACACCTTTGATTGAGATGAAGGGTGGGCCGGGGACGATTGAGCGGGAATTGCCCGCTATGTTCCGCCAATTTAAGAGATTCGGGATTGATATGAGAAAGGAGCCAATTTTAACCTATCCCACCCAGCATTACCAGAACGGTGGGGTTTTAATCAATCCTGATGGGGAAACGACCGTCCCCAACCTCTTAGCCGCCGGGGAGGTGACAGGTGGGGTCCACGGCCGGAATCGTTTGATGGGAAACTCCCTATTGGACATTTTGGTCTTTGGCCAGAGGGCAGGAAGGAAAGCCGCCCAAATTGTTTTCGGTCTCCCTCACCAAAACCAGAGCAAAACCCTCACTTTAAATCATCTGGTTAAGTTCCATAAGGAATTAAAGGAACTTGGGATCCCCCCGGACAGAAAAAGTCCTTTAATCCTACCGGATTACCGAAGGGAAGACCGGAGGGGAAAACTCCCCTGGTTTGAATGTTAA
- a CDS encoding 4Fe-4S dicluster domain-containing protein → MEEISIFVMGKEYRVPKGQTIMKALEYAGFFYIRGAGCRGGFCGACGTVYRKKDSYRLKVGLACQDIVEEGMYLAQIPFYPANKKLYDIQKLSPRPEVIISLYPEILRCISCGSCNKVCPQDIKVMEYINAAIRGDIEKVAELSFDCILCGLCASRCPAEIVQYYVALLARRLYGAHIQKKAGHLKVRLQEIAEGKFDKEIEDLMRLEVGLLKERYQKREIEV, encoded by the coding sequence ATGGAAGAGATCTCCATCTTCGTTATGGGGAAGGAGTATAGGGTTCCCAAGGGTCAGACAATTATGAAAGCATTAGAGTACGCGGGATTTTTCTATATCCGGGGAGCGGGTTGCCGAGGGGGATTCTGTGGAGCCTGCGGTACTGTTTACCGAAAAAAGGATTCCTATCGGTTAAAAGTTGGTCTTGCCTGCCAAGACATAGTAGAAGAAGGGATGTATTTAGCCCAGATTCCCTTCTATCCCGCGAATAAGAAGTTATACGACATTCAAAAACTCTCTCCGAGACCAGAGGTGATAATCAGTCTCTATCCCGAAATCCTCCGTTGCATCTCCTGTGGCAGTTGCAATAAGGTTTGCCCTCAAGATATTAAGGTTATGGAGTATATCAATGCGGCAATCCGGGGGGATATAGAAAAGGTGGCAGAACTTTCCTTTGATTGTATCCTCTGTGGGCTCTGCGCCTCCCGCTGTCCAGCGGAGATTGTTCAATATTATGTTGCCCTTTTGGCGCGCCGCCTTTATGGGGCTCACATCCAAAAGAAAGCGGGTCATTTAAAAGTCCGTTTACAGGAGATCGCCGAAGGAAAGTTTGATAAAGAGATAGAAGATTTAATGCGCCTGGAGGTCGGTTTGCTGAAGGAGAGGTATCAGAAGAGGGAGATTGAAGTTTAG
- a CDS encoding Fe-S-containing hydro-lyase gives MANLSLKTPLTEEVVEKLKAGDSCLISGIIYTARDQAHKRLVEAIEKKEKLPFDLRGAVIYYVGPCPAKPGYPIGPCGPTTSERMDPYTPTLLAYGVKGLIGKGNRSKEVVEALKKNRGVYFAAIGGVAALLAKKVKSYKVIAYEDLGPEAVSEMEVEDFPVIVVNDIYGNDLYEEGVRRYAIRRG, from the coding sequence ATGGCAAACCTTTCATTAAAGACACCGCTTACCGAAGAGGTGGTAGAAAAGTTAAAGGCAGGAGATTCCTGTCTCATTTCTGGTATCATCTATACCGCAAGAGACCAGGCCCATAAAAGGCTTGTGGAGGCAATAGAGAAAAAGGAAAAACTCCCTTTTGATCTAAGAGGGGCGGTTATCTACTATGTAGGACCCTGTCCCGCAAAACCCGGATATCCTATCGGTCCCTGCGGTCCCACCACTTCGGAAAGAATGGACCCTTACACCCCAACTCTTCTCGCTTATGGAGTGAAGGGACTGATCGGGAAAGGTAACCGGTCAAAAGAAGTGGTTGAGGCGTTAAAGAAAAATAGGGGGGTTTATTTTGCAGCGATTGGGGGCGTCGCCGCCCTTTTGGCGAAAAAGGTTAAAAGTTATAAGGTAATCGCTTATGAAGATTTGGGACCGGAGGCGGTGAGCGAGATGGAGGTGGAAGACTTCCCAGTGATTGTCGTTAATGATATTTACGGGAATGACCTTTACGAGGAGGGGGTGAGAAGATACGCCATCCGCCGGGGGTAA
- a CDS encoding fumarate hydratase, with product MREIEEKKIIEEVARLCIEANCILGEDVRSAIRSAIPQEESSLGKEILQTILNNAEVAEKEMLPICQDTGIAVVFVEMGEEVKIKGSLDSAINEGVRKGYKEGYLRKSVVSCPLRRKNTGDNTPAIIYTQIVPGDRLKIIVMPKGGGSENMSEVRMLTPAAGIEGVKRYVVDRVARSGANPCPPIIVGVGIGGTMEMCALQAKKALLRKIGSSHPDPFYDNLEKEWLREINNLGIGPQGFGGRTTALAVFISSFPCHIASLPVAVNINCHAARHKEVII from the coding sequence ATGAGAGAGATAGAAGAGAAGAAAATTATTGAAGAGGTTGCCCGGTTGTGTATTGAGGCCAACTGCATTTTGGGCGAGGATGTGCGCTCGGCAATCCGTTCCGCTATCCCCCAGGAGGAATCTTCCTTGGGAAAGGAGATTTTGCAAACGATTTTGAACAATGCCGAAGTGGCAGAAAAAGAGATGCTCCCAATCTGTCAGGATACCGGAATTGCGGTCGTCTTCGTGGAGATGGGAGAAGAGGTGAAGATTAAAGGTTCATTAGATTCGGCGATCAACGAGGGGGTAAGGAAGGGTTATAAGGAAGGTTATTTAAGGAAATCGGTAGTCTCTTGTCCTTTACGGCGCAAGAATACCGGAGATAATACGCCCGCCATAATTTATACCCAGATTGTCCCCGGGGATAGGTTAAAAATTATCGTAATGCCTAAGGGTGGAGGAAGTGAGAATATGAGTGAGGTAAGGATGCTCACCCCGGCCGCAGGCATAGAAGGTGTTAAAAGGTATGTTGTTGACCGAGTGGCAAGAAGTGGTGCTAACCCCTGCCCGCCAATTATTGTCGGCGTGGGAATTGGTGGCACGATGGAGATGTGTGCCCTCCAAGCGAAGAAGGCACTCCTTCGTAAGATTGGCTCTTCCCATCCCGACCCCTTTTATGATAACTTAGAGAAGGAGTGGTTAAGAGAGATAAACAACTTGGGAATTGGACCTCAGGGGTTTGGTGGGCGAACTACCGCTTTGGCAGTCTTTATCTCTTCTTTCCCTTGTCATATCGCTTCTCTGCCGGTAGCGGTAAATATCAACTGCCATGCGGCAAGGCATAAGGAAGTAATTATTTAA